One Pseudodesulfovibrio cashew DNA window includes the following coding sequences:
- a CDS encoding homocysteine biosynthesis protein yields the protein MAQHQVNKTIKEINDRIRKGKAVVVNADEMVEIVKKEGKVRAAQEVDVVTTGTFSPMCSSGLLFNIGQQPPVMKVSRMWLNNVPCHCGVAAVDAYMGCTEPSEDDPLNKVHPGRFAYGGGHVMEDLLRGKAVHLRAEAYGTDCYPRRELDKDVTLADLPNAIMLNPRNCYQNYNAAVNLTSGTVYTYMGPLKSNCSNCNYATAGQLSPLFNDPYFKTIGMGTRIFLGGGIGYVIGEGTQHVQKPKRNERGLPENPSGTLMLKGDFKQMNARYVRAQSIVGYGVSLAVGVGIPIPMLNEEMAWFTGVADSDITMPVKDYGYDYPNGIPRELARVTFEELKSGNVTINGKETPTVPLTSHIMSLEVADTLKEWIEKGDFLLTEKVDDIPSF from the coding sequence ATGGCGCAACATCAGGTCAATAAGACGATCAAGGAGATCAACGACCGAATCCGCAAAGGCAAGGCCGTGGTGGTCAACGCCGACGAGATGGTCGAGATCGTCAAGAAGGAAGGCAAGGTCCGCGCGGCACAGGAAGTGGACGTGGTCACCACCGGCACCTTCTCGCCCATGTGCTCCAGCGGCCTGCTCTTCAACATCGGACAGCAGCCGCCCGTCATGAAGGTTTCCAGGATGTGGCTCAACAACGTCCCCTGCCACTGTGGCGTTGCCGCCGTAGACGCGTATATGGGGTGCACAGAGCCTTCCGAGGACGATCCCCTTAACAAGGTTCATCCCGGACGGTTTGCGTACGGTGGTGGGCACGTTATGGAAGATTTGCTCCGGGGCAAGGCCGTGCACCTGCGCGCCGAGGCCTACGGTACCGACTGCTATCCGCGCCGCGAGCTCGACAAGGACGTCACCCTTGCCGACCTGCCCAATGCGATCATGCTCAACCCGCGCAACTGCTACCAGAACTACAATGCGGCCGTGAATCTCACCAGCGGTACCGTCTACACCTACATGGGACCGCTCAAGTCCAACTGCTCCAACTGCAACTACGCCACCGCAGGGCAGCTCTCGCCGCTGTTTAACGATCCCTACTTCAAGACCATCGGCATGGGCACCCGCATCTTCCTGGGCGGCGGCATCGGGTATGTCATCGGCGAAGGTACCCAACACGTCCAGAAGCCTAAACGCAACGAACGCGGACTGCCCGAGAACCCCTCCGGCACGCTCATGCTCAAAGGCGACTTCAAGCAGATGAACGCCCGCTACGTGCGCGCCCAGTCCATCGTCGGTTACGGCGTGTCCCTGGCCGTGGGCGTCGGCATCCCCATCCCCATGCTCAACGAGGAGATGGCCTGGTTCACCGGCGTGGCCGATTCCGACATCACCATGCCCGTCAAGGACTACGGTTACGACTATCCCAACGGCATCCCCCGCGAGCTCGCCCGGGTTACCTTCGAGGAACTCAAGTCCGGCAACGTGACCATCAACGGCAAGGAAACTCCCACCGTGCCGCTTACCAGCCACATCATGTCCCTCGAAGTCGCCGATACGCTCAAGGAGTGGATCGAAAAAGGCGACTTCCTGCTCACTGAAAAAGTCGACGATATTCCCAGCTTCTAA
- the gyrB gene encoding DNA topoisomerase (ATP-hydrolyzing) subunit B, producing the protein MSEQNNNYDAASITVLEGLEAVRKRPAMYIGSTDIRGLHHLVYEVIDNSIDEAMAGYCDKIKVTLHMDNSCTVSDNGRGIPVDIHPKEKVPAVQLAMTTLHAGGKFDSDTYKVSGGLHGVGVSCVNALSEFMETTVKRDGTTYRMKFERGKVVSQLEEIGPASSTGTSQRFRPDEEIFEVNQFDYDVLRKRFRELAYLNSGLEIEFKDERNPDAEPETFKFEGGIRQYVKDINANLNTIGEIVYGEGESEDMMVEFALQYTSSYKENTYTFANNIRTIEGGTHLAGYKTALTRAINNYVQNADLPKKLVKKLTGDDVREGLTSVISVKLGDPQFEGQTKTKLGNSEATGLVSAIIYEKLNIFFEENPKEARFIIEKVVDAARAREAARKARDLVRRKGALSDNSLPGKLADCQSKNPEDSEIFIVEGDSAGGSAKQGRDPKHQAILPLRGKILNVEKTRMDKMLGNKEIRAMITALGIGIGHDEDEKDYDKLRYHKVVIMTDADVDGSHIRTLLLTFFFRQYEELINRGNLYIAQPPLYRAHKGKFEKFIKDDTELDDFLMEKVGTDVRIKAESGKLFVEDDLMKIMDKVRFLRAKFNEAETVGIEVGLYQALLNYPERISFTHFEEHDPEQFKADFAALGFTVIIDREHDDEVDKDRTYVTFENSNGHRTRLAMEFFYSKLYKLGYATYAEIKEACGGFDFSLLLKDGEKPVSGLFSLYDSVMEEAQRGWQIQRYKGLGEMNPEQLWETTMHPEKRTMLQVHIEDAAAANDIFMDLMGDNVEPRREFIEKNALAVQELDI; encoded by the coding sequence ATGAGCGAACAGAACAATAACTACGACGCTGCGTCAATTACCGTACTCGAAGGGCTCGAAGCCGTTCGAAAACGGCCGGCCATGTATATCGGTTCCACCGATATCCGCGGCCTGCACCATCTGGTCTATGAAGTTATCGACAACTCCATCGATGAGGCCATGGCCGGGTACTGCGACAAGATCAAGGTCACCCTGCACATGGATAACTCATGCACGGTCTCGGACAACGGCCGCGGCATTCCGGTGGACATCCACCCCAAGGAGAAGGTCCCGGCCGTTCAACTGGCCATGACCACCCTGCACGCGGGCGGCAAGTTCGACTCCGATACCTACAAGGTTTCGGGCGGCCTGCACGGCGTGGGCGTGTCCTGCGTCAACGCCCTGTCCGAGTTCATGGAGACCACGGTCAAGCGCGACGGCACCACCTACCGCATGAAGTTCGAGCGCGGCAAGGTCGTGTCCCAGCTGGAGGAAATCGGCCCGGCCAGTTCCACCGGCACCAGCCAGCGCTTCCGCCCGGACGAGGAAATCTTCGAGGTCAACCAGTTTGATTACGACGTGCTCCGGAAGCGGTTCAGGGAGCTGGCCTACCTCAACTCCGGCCTGGAGATCGAGTTCAAGGACGAGCGCAACCCGGACGCCGAGCCCGAGACCTTCAAGTTCGAGGGTGGCATCAGGCAGTACGTCAAGGACATCAACGCCAACCTGAACACCATCGGCGAGATCGTGTACGGCGAGGGCGAGTCCGAAGACATGATGGTCGAGTTCGCCCTTCAGTACACCTCCTCCTACAAGGAGAACACGTACACCTTCGCGAACAATATCCGTACGATAGAAGGCGGCACTCACCTTGCCGGATACAAGACGGCCCTGACCCGCGCCATCAACAACTACGTCCAGAACGCGGACCTGCCCAAGAAGCTGGTCAAGAAGCTGACCGGCGACGACGTGCGCGAGGGCCTGACCTCGGTCATCTCGGTCAAGCTGGGCGATCCCCAGTTCGAAGGCCAGACCAAGACCAAGCTCGGCAACTCCGAAGCCACCGGACTGGTTTCCGCTATCATTTACGAAAAGTTGAACATCTTCTTCGAGGAGAACCCCAAGGAAGCGCGGTTCATCATCGAGAAGGTCGTCGACGCTGCCCGGGCGCGTGAAGCGGCTCGCAAGGCGCGGGACCTGGTCCGGCGCAAGGGCGCGCTGTCCGACAACTCCCTGCCCGGCAAGCTGGCTGACTGCCAGTCCAAGAACCCCGAGGATTCTGAAATCTTCATCGTTGAGGGTGACTCGGCAGGCGGCTCGGCCAAGCAGGGTCGCGACCCCAAGCACCAGGCCATCCTGCCGCTCAGGGGTAAAATCCTGAACGTGGAAAAGACCCGTATGGACAAGATGCTGGGCAATAAGGAAATCCGTGCCATGATCACGGCCCTGGGCATCGGCATCGGCCATGACGAAGACGAGAAGGACTACGACAAACTGCGCTACCACAAGGTCGTCATCATGACCGACGCCGACGTGGACGGATCGCACATCCGCACGCTTTTGCTCACCTTCTTCTTCCGCCAGTACGAGGAGCTGATCAACCGGGGCAACCTGTACATCGCCCAGCCGCCCCTGTACCGCGCCCACAAGGGCAAGTTCGAGAAGTTCATCAAGGACGACACCGAGCTTGACGATTTCCTCATGGAGAAAGTCGGCACCGACGTGCGCATCAAGGCCGAGTCCGGCAAACTCTTCGTTGAAGATGATCTGATGAAGATCATGGACAAGGTCCGGTTCCTGCGGGCCAAGTTCAACGAGGCCGAGACCGTGGGCATCGAAGTCGGGCTATATCAGGCACTCCTGAATTATCCCGAGCGCATCTCCTTCACCCACTTCGAGGAGCATGATCCCGAGCAGTTCAAGGCCGATTTTGCGGCTCTGGGTTTCACGGTGATCATCGACCGCGAGCACGACGACGAGGTGGACAAGGATCGAACCTATGTAACCTTTGAGAATTCCAACGGGCACCGCACGCGGCTGGCCATGGAGTTCTTCTACTCCAAGCTCTACAAGCTGGGCTACGCGACGTATGCCGAGATCAAGGAGGCCTGCGGCGGCTTCGACTTCTCCCTGCTGCTCAAGGATGGCGAGAAGCCTGTCTCCGGGCTGTTCTCGCTTTACGACTCGGTCATGGAGGAGGCCCAGCGAGGCTGGCAGATCCAGCGCTACAAGGGTCTGGGCGAAATGAACCCGGAACAGCTCTGGGAGACCACCATGCACCCGGAAAAGCGGACCATGCTCCAGGTTCATATCGAAGACGCGGCCGCGGCCAACGACATCTTCATGGACCTCATGGGCGACAACGTCGAACCGCGCCGGGAATTCATCGAAAAGAACGCCCTGGCCGTCCAGGAGCTGGATATCTAA
- a CDS encoding thiamine pyrophosphate-dependent enzyme translates to MSEMNEKLVFDRPDSIIDRATHYCPGCHHGIAHRLVGELIDELGIQDKTLAVASIGCSVFLYNYIDVDAVEAPHGRAPAVATGVKRSRPDNFVFTYQGDGDLASIGMAEIMHAANRGEKICVIFVNNTVYGMTGGQMAPTTLIGQRTTTTPAGRCVTHEGAPIRMTEIIASLGGTAFAARGSLDSVKNIRKAKKYMKKAFEFQLNNTGFGFVELLAGCPTNWKMTPLQANERLQNEMIPYFPLGVYKDVSEEGGVC, encoded by the coding sequence ATGTCTGAAATGAACGAAAAACTCGTATTCGACAGGCCCGACTCCATCATCGACCGGGCCACCCACTACTGCCCCGGCTGCCACCACGGCATCGCCCACCGGCTCGTGGGTGAACTCATCGACGAGCTGGGCATCCAGGACAAGACCCTGGCGGTCGCTTCCATCGGTTGCTCCGTGTTCCTCTACAACTACATCGACGTGGACGCAGTGGAAGCGCCCCACGGCCGCGCTCCCGCAGTGGCCACAGGCGTCAAGCGCTCCCGGCCCGACAACTTCGTCTTCACCTACCAGGGGGACGGCGACCTCGCCTCCATCGGCATGGCCGAGATCATGCACGCCGCCAACCGCGGTGAAAAAATCTGCGTCATCTTCGTCAACAACACCGTCTACGGCATGACCGGCGGCCAGATGGCGCCCACTACCCTGATCGGGCAGCGAACCACCACCACGCCTGCCGGACGCTGCGTCACCCACGAAGGCGCGCCCATCCGCATGACCGAAATCATCGCCTCCCTGGGCGGTACCGCCTTTGCCGCACGCGGCTCCCTCGACAGCGTCAAGAATATCCGCAAGGCAAAGAAGTATATGAAGAAAGCCTTCGAATTCCAGCTGAACAACACCGGCTTCGGGTTCGTGGAACTCCTGGCCGGCTGCCCCACCAACTGGAAAATGACGCCGCTGCAGGCCAACGAACGCCTCCAGAATGAAATGATCCCGTACTTCCCCCTCGGCGTGTACAAGGATGTGTCCGAGGAAGGAGGTGTCTGCTAA
- a CDS encoding DnaA ATPase domain-containing protein, whose product MKQALRKHLLQTNSNSDLKRWFDPLHFEYEPEGKRVVVGFPHAFFAKWFESEVQDRFEAQLNLFLGNGYLVSYRDNGAVDRPAGAPPEVVKRIDFPFGQEFTFESFLINKKNYFPVASAKEVAKQSGSLFNPFIICGPGGSGKTHILKSVGNEISKNSDYSKIFMGTMDELNSLYTIQFKGDPFRARNHLFEYDFLFLDDFHKIREYPHFQQELINIFNHFYDNKKQMVLACRDKVTSYDFLDDGLQSRLGWGLIVTLKKPDLEIRVGYIQRQCKVRRLTLTKEQVLTLAQRFTDFRYLQGILLKLFAFKELVKKELTEKDFQHILSNTEEKATDDLTPKKIMGVVSEHFNIRVGDLTGTKRHQHIALARQVAMFLCRQMLNTSYPSLGRAFGGKDHSTVLYSVKKIKQMQEDDNELKQLLKTLKTKCRMT is encoded by the coding sequence GTGAAACAGGCACTTCGCAAACATCTCCTCCAGACCAACTCCAATAGCGATCTGAAACGGTGGTTCGACCCCCTTCATTTCGAATACGAACCCGAGGGCAAACGGGTCGTTGTCGGTTTTCCGCACGCTTTTTTCGCCAAATGGTTTGAAAGCGAAGTCCAGGACCGATTCGAGGCGCAGCTCAACCTGTTCCTCGGCAACGGCTATCTTGTCAGCTACCGGGACAACGGCGCTGTGGACCGCCCGGCCGGTGCACCTCCCGAGGTTGTCAAACGCATCGACTTCCCCTTCGGCCAGGAGTTTACCTTCGAATCCTTCCTCATCAACAAGAAGAACTACTTTCCCGTGGCCTCGGCCAAAGAGGTGGCCAAGCAGTCCGGCTCGCTGTTCAATCCGTTCATCATCTGCGGTCCCGGCGGCTCGGGCAAGACGCACATCCTCAAGTCGGTGGGCAACGAGATTTCGAAAAACAGCGACTATTCGAAAATCTTCATGGGCACCATGGACGAGTTGAACTCCCTGTACACCATCCAGTTCAAGGGCGACCCGTTCCGGGCCAGAAACCACCTGTTCGAGTACGATTTTCTGTTCCTCGACGACTTCCACAAGATCCGGGAGTATCCCCATTTCCAGCAGGAACTGATCAATATCTTCAACCACTTCTACGACAACAAGAAGCAAATGGTGCTGGCCTGCCGGGACAAGGTGACCAGTTACGACTTCCTGGACGACGGCCTGCAGTCGCGCCTGGGATGGGGGTTGATAGTCACCCTGAAGAAGCCGGATCTGGAGATCCGGGTCGGATACATCCAGCGTCAGTGCAAGGTGAGAAGGCTGACCCTGACCAAGGAACAGGTTCTGACCCTGGCCCAGCGGTTCACGGATTTCCGCTATCTCCAGGGCATCCTGCTCAAGCTGTTCGCCTTCAAGGAGCTGGTCAAGAAGGAGCTCACGGAAAAGGACTTCCAGCACATCCTCTCCAACACCGAGGAGAAGGCCACGGACGACCTGACGCCCAAAAAGATCATGGGCGTGGTCAGCGAGCATTTCAACATCCGCGTGGGCGACCTGACCGGTACCAAGCGTCACCAGCACATCGCCCTTGCGCGGCAGGTGGCCATGTTCCTGTGCCGTCAGATGCTCAACACTTCCTATCCGTCCCTGGGCCGCGCCTTTGGCGGAAAGGACCACTCGACCGTCCTGTACTCGGTAAAAAAAATCAAACAAATGCAGGAAGATGACAACGAACTGAAACAACTGTTGAAAACGTTGAAGACAAAATGTCGCATGACGTGA
- a CDS encoding 3-methyl-2-oxobutanoate dehydrogenase subunit VorB — protein sequence MTKQPERIFVKGNEAIARGALAAKCKCFFGYPITPQNDIPEFMSSAIIKAGGDFVQAESEVAAANMLLGAGAAGVRAMTSSSSPGMSLKQEAISYMAGSEIPAVIVNMNRGGPGLGDIGPAQGDYFQSTRGGGHGDYRHFTFGPGTVQEAYDLTIRAFDIAFEHRTPVLILGDAILGQMKEPITPWEPENIDEEGGRDWAIMGKTADREKRLVKSLFLLEGELAGQNKHLQAKYDAWTDLAEAEQFETEDADLIICAYGSIGRIAKTAVRKFRKEGKKVGLFRPITLYPFPAAELKALAEQGKRFLTIEHNLGQMLEDVRLSIRTVADSDFYPIYPGNLPTPDELEEPILNCLEGK from the coding sequence ATGACCAAACAGCCCGAACGCATCTTCGTCAAAGGCAACGAGGCCATCGCCCGCGGCGCGCTGGCGGCCAAGTGCAAATGTTTCTTCGGCTACCCCATCACGCCCCAGAACGACATCCCCGAATTCATGTCCTCGGCCATAATCAAGGCGGGCGGCGACTTCGTCCAGGCCGAATCCGAGGTGGCTGCGGCCAACATGCTGCTCGGCGCCGGAGCAGCCGGCGTGCGCGCCATGACCTCCTCCTCTTCCCCGGGCATGTCCCTGAAGCAGGAAGCCATCTCCTACATGGCCGGCTCCGAAATTCCGGCGGTCATCGTCAACATGAACCGGGGCGGCCCGGGCCTGGGCGACATCGGCCCGGCGCAGGGCGACTATTTCCAGTCCACCCGCGGCGGCGGACACGGCGACTACCGCCACTTCACTTTCGGCCCCGGCACCGTCCAGGAGGCCTACGACCTGACCATCCGCGCCTTTGACATCGCCTTCGAGCACCGCACCCCGGTCCTCATCCTCGGTGACGCCATTCTGGGCCAGATGAAGGAACCCATCACTCCCTGGGAACCTGAAAACATCGACGAAGAAGGCGGACGCGACTGGGCCATCATGGGCAAGACCGCCGACCGTGAAAAACGGCTCGTCAAATCCCTCTTCCTCCTGGAAGGCGAACTGGCCGGACAGAACAAGCACCTCCAGGCCAAGTATGACGCCTGGACGGATCTGGCCGAGGCCGAGCAGTTCGAAACCGAGGACGCGGATCTGATCATCTGCGCCTACGGTTCCATCGGGCGCATCGCCAAGACCGCCGTGCGCAAGTTCCGCAAGGAAGGCAAGAAGGTCGGCCTGTTCCGGCCCATTACCCTCTATCCCTTCCCCGCCGCCGAACTCAAGGCGCTGGCCGAGCAGGGAAAACGCTTCCTGACCATCGAACACAACCTGGGACAGATGCTCGAAGACGTCCGACTCTCCATCCGAACCGTGGCCGACTCGGACTTCTACCCCATCTACCCCGGCAACCTGCCCACACCGGACGAGCTCGAGGAGCCGATCCTCAACTGTTTGGAGGGGAAATAA
- a CDS encoding 2-oxoacid:acceptor oxidoreductase family protein, producing MRYMDTIIAGFGGQGVMLIGNLLAYAGMKDGLNVTYIPVYGPEMRGGTANCTVVLSEEDIGSPIIHRPQSLIAMNRPSLDKFQPRIVDNGVHIVNSSLIDMELADKERLKCYAVPCNEIADKLGNTRMANMVAIGAFVQATGIIPLQAVIDSLENVISERYHKLIPANTQAIQAGAEVVG from the coding sequence ATGCGCTACATGGACACCATCATCGCCGGATTCGGCGGCCAGGGCGTCATGCTCATCGGCAACCTGCTCGCCTATGCGGGCATGAAGGACGGCCTTAACGTCACCTATATTCCGGTCTACGGGCCCGAAATGCGCGGCGGCACCGCCAACTGCACCGTGGTCCTGTCCGAAGAAGACATCGGGTCGCCCATCATCCACCGGCCGCAGTCGCTCATCGCCATGAACCGACCTTCCCTGGACAAGTTCCAGCCCCGGATCGTCGACAACGGCGTGCACATCGTCAACTCCTCGCTCATCGACATGGAGCTGGCCGATAAAGAGCGCCTGAAATGCTACGCCGTGCCCTGCAACGAAATCGCCGATAAGCTCGGCAACACCCGCATGGCCAACATGGTCGCCATCGGAGCCTTCGTCCAGGCCACCGGCATCATCCCGCTCCAGGCCGTTATCGACTCCCTCGAGAACGTCATCTCCGAGCGCTACCACAAACTCATTCCCGCCAATACCCAGGCCATCCAGGCCGGCGCAGAAGTCGTCGGCTAG
- the dnaN gene encoding DNA polymerase III subunit beta, with translation MFLKVNRDEIIEGLQKSANIIPAKTGAAFLRTIWLQCENGSLNVMSTDSNLEFKGSYPATIEGEGLAGVQGRAFYDLVKQLRGDQGELTIRTDDESANVLVEQRARKYKFPVNDPDWFQKFSSFPENGTVFWSGDFLHEIIDKIAFCISDEDSMEAIACLYLVPRDVMGVKKVEVCGLNGHQFAMFNFVNDDIYAMLPEEGVLIQKKYLTELKKWLTADEIELAISDKRLFFRTGDQRETFTLPLSYYQYPNYQNFLSKLNDPDVSTLEVNRMEMVDALSRVALFNTDSNRCAYFKFDGSEVLVSAQGQETGTAQESLDATFSGEMKRIAFPTRNLIEILNHFNSDTVKFTLTGTEAPCGVSGADDKDYQVIVMPMMIQEETYYTEENA, from the coding sequence ATGTTTCTGAAAGTGAACAGAGATGAAATCATCGAAGGCCTCCAGAAGTCGGCGAACATCATCCCGGCCAAAACCGGAGCGGCCTTTCTCCGCACCATCTGGCTCCAGTGCGAAAATGGGAGCCTCAACGTCATGTCCACCGACTCCAACCTCGAGTTCAAGGGATCCTATCCCGCGACCATCGAAGGAGAGGGGCTGGCCGGCGTTCAGGGTCGCGCCTTCTACGACCTGGTCAAGCAGCTCAGGGGCGATCAGGGCGAGCTGACCATCCGCACGGACGACGAGTCCGCCAACGTGCTGGTGGAGCAGCGGGCCAGGAAGTATAAGTTCCCGGTCAACGATCCCGACTGGTTCCAGAAGTTTTCCAGCTTTCCCGAGAACGGCACCGTGTTCTGGTCCGGCGACTTTCTGCACGAAATCATCGACAAGATCGCCTTCTGCATCTCCGATGAGGACTCCATGGAGGCCATCGCCTGCCTGTACCTGGTGCCGCGCGATGTCATGGGCGTGAAGAAGGTCGAGGTCTGCGGCCTGAACGGCCACCAGTTCGCCATGTTCAACTTCGTCAACGACGATATTTACGCCATGCTCCCGGAAGAAGGCGTGCTCATCCAGAAGAAGTACCTCACCGAGCTCAAGAAGTGGCTCACCGCCGATGAGATCGAGCTGGCCATTTCCGACAAGCGCCTCTTCTTCCGCACCGGTGACCAGCGGGAGACCTTTACCCTGCCGCTCTCTTATTACCAGTACCCCAACTACCAGAACTTCCTGTCGAAACTGAATGATCCGGACGTCTCCACCCTGGAGGTCAACCGGATGGAGATGGTCGACGCCCTCTCCCGCGTCGCGCTGTTCAATACGGACTCCAACCGCTGCGCGTACTTCAAATTCGACGGGAGCGAAGTTTTGGTCTCGGCCCAAGGCCAGGAGACGGGAACGGCTCAGGAATCGCTGGATGCCACCTTCAGCGGCGAAATGAAGCGTATTGCGTTCCCTACCCGGAACCTGATCGAGATACTCAACCACTTCAATTCCGACACCGTCAAATTCACCCTCACCGGCACCGAGGCGCCCTGCGGCGTGTCCGGAGCCGACGACAAGGACTACCAGGTTATCGTCATGCCAATGATGATCCAGGAAGAGACTTACTACACCGAGGAAAATGCGTAG